CGACCGGCGAAGTCGCGCCCCAGGATACGAGGCAGCGTCGCGCTCGGGAATCGTCCAAGCGCGATTCCCACGTCGCTCGGATTGACCCCGGCCGCCTCGATAGCGACGAGTACGTCGTCGTCCTTACCGGGCGCGGGATCGTCGACGTCGCGGACTTGCAGATCGTCGAGCGTCGCGTATCGATCGATTTGAAGTGCCTTCATGGTCACTTCGCCAGGTAGCGCGCCACCGCGAGGCCAGGCGAAGGACTGCCCGAGGCCAGAAGGTTGCCTGCCGCAACGATCTTGCCATCGGTTTGAACGGTCAATGCGGTTGCCACCGAGCCGCCGCCGAACGTGACGACGCGTCCACTATCGCCGAACGACGGATCGAGCGCGCCGGTCGCAAGAAGCCGAGCAACGCCGAAGACGCTTTGATGGCTTGCAGTCGAGCCGATGCCGGCAACGAGCAACGCGCCGTTCGCGGCTACTTCGACATCTTTGGGCGTATTGGCAGCCGGTGAATCAAACGCAAACGGCGTGACCGTATAGTTCGGGTCGGGCGCTTGATTTCGCAAAAGGCGGAGGACCTGCACCTCGTTACCACTTCCTTTGCTCACGGTCGACCATTGCAACAGCTTTCCATCCGGCTGGAACTCGTTCGATCCTTGGAAGGTGAGGCTGCCGGTATGGGCGACACTGACGAGGGTTCCGCCGCGATCGTTTTGCTCGAGGCGTCCGTTGGATGAAAACCGCGCCATGAGCCCGTTCGACGAATCGAACTGTCCGCCGCAGACCAAGATGTCTCCGTTGGATTGCAGACCCATCGCCGTCACACCACCAACGGCGTCAACAGCCACAACTCCGTTCGCACCGAAACTGGCATCGGGATTTCCGCTTGAATCGAAGCGGGCGAGTGATGTTCGATGGGAGTCGCTCGTTGGATTCAGGGCAAAACCGCCCGCGATAACGTCGCCGTTGGATTGAACGAGGATTACGAGCGTGCCGTTGGAGGTTCCGGCGAGGTAGTCGAACCGCACCACACCACCTTTACCGAAGGTCGCATCGAGGTTGCCGTTCGTTTGTAGGCGCACGAGCTCGGCGTCTCGATCGCCATTGGACGATGCAATTCCGCCGACCAAGAGTTTGCCGTCGGGCTGAAGCGCCATCGCATATGCCGCATAGAGGTCGAGCGAGACGGAACCGTTATGACCGAAGCTTTTGTCAAGAGATCCGTTTGGCATCAGGCGAACGACAGCATTCTGGGCTTGCCCGGTTCCATTGCTGCCGATCACGATCCGGCCGTCGGGCTGCTCTAGCGCCATCATTGGTTCCATCGAGGAGGCGAGGACGACTTTGCCTCCTTTACCGAAGGTCGGGTCGAGCGAGCCCGCTTGGTGATTCGCTCGCTCGGTGGAGGTCGTCACGATCGGAAGTCCGGTGGAACCGAGTGACGACTGCGCCCCTCCGGCGCAGCCGGCGAGTATTGCCACGAGCGGCACCGCCGTCGATCGTAAGTTCAAAGAAGCCTCCATTCGAAATCTCGTCCTCGGAGCATGGTCTTCACGGAATCTACGCAGGATTCATGAAGAAATTCTGAGTTCCGTTCGGGTGCAGCGACCGGGTGGCTCCTTGTTCAGCCAAAGAGCGTTCGCGCCTGGAGCGCAGGGGTTCGACGGTTTGTCGTGAGGCCAACCTTGGGAAGGCTAGAAATATGTGCACGCGTGGGGTGCTGTGGCGGTACGAAAGCTCAGATGCCATAGATTGCCTCACCGAGCGCCGAAATTTCCTCGAGGCCGTTCGAGAGCACCGAGACTGGGAAGTCGACGACGAGGCGGCCAAAGTCGTTTTCACGGAACTGGTTGCTAATGTCGTGAGGCATGCGCCCGGGCCGATTGAGGTCACGCTGGAATGCGATGGATGCAGCCTCCTGCTGAACGTTTCGGATCGCGGCTCGGGATTCGCATACGAGCCGAAACTCCCCGAGAACCTGCTCGCCGAAGGGGGACGCGGCCTCTATATCGTTTCGCGGCTTGCGACCGAGGTTCGCATTGAGGTGAATAAGAGGCTCGGCTTGAACGTCGCTGCAAAATTACCCGCGCGCAAGATGAACAACCGGGCCGCTCGTTCGAGCGGTCACCATTGATACAGGCTGCCTCGTTTTCCGTCCAGCGTGCAGCCGATCGCGCGTGTTTCGATCATGGCTGGTTGAAGACGTGCCACTCGTTTAGTTTCGCGAGCTACTACGATCCGCAGAACGTCAACTGGGGAGCGCTACGAGTGCTCAATGACGATGTCGTCGCTCCGGGCCAGGGTTTCCCGACGCATCCGCATCGAGACATGGAAATCATCACGTACGTGCTCGCGGGGCATCTGGAGCATACCGATTCGACCGGCAGCCATGGCGTCGTCGGTCCCGGGGGCGCGCAGTTCATGAGTGCCGGTACCGGCGTGCAGCATTCCGAATTCAATTATTCGAAAGACCGTCCGCTGCACTTCTTGCAGATGTGGGTCTTACCGCGTGAGTTGGGGTCCCGTCCCGCCTACGGACAAATCGAGTTTACCGACGGCGAGCGGCTCAATCGGTGGCTCCCCGTTGCGAGCGGTTATCCGAAAGTCGAGGCGCCGGTTAAAATTACCGCCGATGCGGCATTCTTAGTGACGCATGTCGCGGACGGTGCCTTCGTACGCCACCCGTTTGCGCCCCACCGTTTGGGCTTTCTCTTTCTTGCCGCGGGCACAGCAAACGTTGAGGCGTTGAGCGAGACCGACGAAGTCGTCGCCAGCGAATCATTGAGCGCCGGCGACGCGGTTCGCATGTCGAACATTGGGCGCGTGATTCTTCGCGCGGACCGGGAGGCCATCGCGGTTCTGTGGGATCTTGCGAAAGAGGATCTGCACACTTAAGTTCGCTTAACAAATCGCCATCGCAATGCCGTAAAATCGGTACAAATGTACCAAGGAAGCCGCAATTCTCGAGCGCAAGTCGACAGTGCTCTGGTGTTGCTCCGGCCGTTTGAGGAGATCTTCACCCGAGCAAAGGGTCACCCCGGGCATGGGGCGGCCCTTCTTGATGCGAGAGCACTACCAGAGGAGCGAGCAGCGAGCCCACGATGCGACCGCGCGGAAAAGGTCGGACGCCGCTTCGAAAACCCGCAGCTTATGCGATCGCAATGCTGATTGCCGCGGCGTTGGCTTTTCAGCTAATCTTTCGCTATCAATACCTACAGATCGATGGTGCGCTGTGGCGGCTCGATCGCGTGACCCAGCAGATGTGCGAAATGAACGTCGGCGGCGTACGCTGTCAGGTTTCTTCGCCGAGTACGAGCGTCAGTACGAGCACGACGACGAGCACGAGTACGAGCACAAGCACAAGCCTGAAGGCCCGCGTCAACCATAAATGACCGAAGCGGTTTTAAGGCTATATGCTCAAAGTTAACACGAAAGAAATCGCCGAAGAGACGTGGGCGTCGCCGAAGGGAAAGTTTGTTTGCGCGGGTGTCCAGGTGTCGGAGGCCTTAGGCCGTAAGCCGAACAGCACCGACCTTCGCGAACGCCACCCCTTTGACGTTGAGATTCAGCGCATCCCTCCGGGGAAGCGCAACTATCCATATCATTCCCACAGCGCCCAGTGGGAATTCTATCATGTGATCTCCGGCACAGGGACCGTTCGGCACGATGAAGGGACGACCGCGATAGAACCGGGCGACGCATTCATCTTCGAACCCGGCAAACCGCATCAGCTCATTAACGACGGCACTGAAGACTTAGTATTGTACGTCATTGCGGACAATCCGATTGGTAGCACGAGCGATTACCCCGACAGCAACAAATGGTCGGTGGGGCCGCCGGATCGCCGAATCCTCGTGCGTTCGGAGCCGCTCGACTACTTTGACGGCGAGGAATAAACTATAGCGTCGCCGCCGTGCTGTTCGCTATCGGCGGCGACGCTTGAGCGCTATTTCTTCAGCGATTCCTTGAATGTGACTTGAGGCGTGGCTCCGCCCGCCGCCGTGCACGTCCCCAGATTCAGGTTGTTGGTCTCGCCCGTCGTGCCGTCATGTGGCTGGCACGTCGGAGCATTGCTCGTTCCGTCGGTTAGAGCAATCTTTACGGTGAGTGCGGTTCCGGCATTGAAATCCGCTTGCGATCCGCCGCCGTCGCCGATGATATTGAACTCAGAACCCGTCCAGCCTTCAGACAGATACATGACCGTGTCGGGTCCGTTCGTGCTGTAGGCGTTCGAGCCATCGGTAAACTCGAGCGTGTCGAGGCCACCGTTCACGGCGTTTCCTGAGAGGTTGATCCGTGGGAGGTCTGTGACGGCCTCCTGCGGGACGGAGACAGCCGAGCTGTTTTTGTAGCAATCGGGGCTGAAGCTATTCCAGCCGGGCGGGCAATGGACGGATCCGCCCGTATAGCGGATGAGCCAATACTGCATGAATGCTGCGTGCGAGCTGCTCGAATAAACGTACTGCAGCCAGCCGAGGCACTGCGCCGGATTGTAAGCGTTTGCGCAAGCCTGGTCGCCCGAGATGAAGTTCGAATTCAGCTGGAGCGAATAGACATTTGCTCTGCCGCCATCGGTCTCGGACTTGAGGCGCCTCACTACCGGAAACGAGCCGACCGCGTTTGAGGTGAGGGTCGAGGTCACTGCGGCATAGTCATTGCCGTTGCCAACGGTCTGCGCGTGGCCCGCGCCGCTTCGCGGAATGTAGGGGCGGTTAGGTGCTGCTACGCACGGGACGCTTGTCCACGTCGTCTGCGGATAAACCGCGGTGTAGCATCCTTTGCCGGGCGTCGGTGCGTGCGCGATTGCCGCGTGCCACGATTGAAGAGACCCGACGTTTGAACTCGAGCCTCGGATCTGCGCCCCACTACCGGCGACTTGGGGCACGTTGGGCGCCCCGGAGTTCGAGCATCCCGCCGCGAGCACGGCAGCAACGCCGGCAAGCACGAGTTTGTAAGATACGTTCATCAATATTCCTTCTACGGCGGGAAAGCTCCGCACGTCCGCTCACAAAGTAGCAGCAATGGGCGCTCGATTCCTCTCAGGCCCCCGGGTGGAGGATCGCCTGATGTCCGTTCTGGCGAGTGCGGCGATAAGGTCTGCATCCTGCGAGCGCGAATATCACCGCATGGTGCGATCGCTCGAGGTCGCTTTCCGAGAGGGCACTTTGTGGCTCTGCGCCGGCGCGCTGTTGCTCTCGTCTTGTAGCGGGGTCACTCCAGGCGGCACGTCAGCGGTGTCGCTTTCCCAGCAACGGGAATCGCTGAATTCAGGGTCCGGCAGCTCGCCGATCGGACACATCGTCATCATCGTGCAAGAGAACCGCACATTCAACAATCTCTTTGCCACCTTCCCGGGCGCGACCGGCGCTACGGTGGGGAAGAAGCTGGTCGGCAAAGGCAGACACAAACGGGTGGAGCCGATCACCTTGAGCGAAGCCAATCTTACGACGCGGGCAACGCTCAACCACCATTACGCCAGCTTCCTCACGGCATACGACGGCGGCGCGATGGATGGATTCAACCGCATCATCTCCGCCAATACACATGTTCCCGAACGCACAGCACCCTACCAGTACGTTAATCCGGCGCAAGTCGCTCCCTATTGGACGATGGCGAAAGAATACGGACTGGCCAACGCAATGTTCGCTACGCAAGGCAGCGACAGCTTTCCGGCCCATCAAGACCTCATCCGCGGCGGTACCGAGATTGATTCGACCGATAGCCTTATCGACACGCCGACGAGCAACAATCACTCCTGGGGATGCGACTCGCCGCCCGGAACCGTGACGTCGCTCATCACGACGAATCTTTACTACGAACTCGATGCAGGACCGTTTCCCTGCACCTCGGATTTCCCGTCGTCGGGAACCGGCTACCCAACCTTGCGCGACCTCCTCGATGCGAAGAGCGTTTCCTGGAAATACTACACTCCCGAAATCGGAAGTTCGGGTGCGATTTGGAATGCCTTTGACGTGATCGCGCCGGTCCGCTACGGCCCAGAATGGGGCACCAACGTTTCGTGGCCCGAGACCAACATATTCAATGACATCGACAATGGCGCGCTGCCTTCGGTCTCCTGGGTGATACCGGATGGCAGGAACTCCGACCATCCCCATGACGGCTCCGACACCGGACCCTCATGGGTGGCCAGCGTGGTTAACGCGGTCGGTCAAAGCTCGTATTGGAACAGTTGCGCAATCATCATCGTCTGGGACGATTGGGGCGGCTTCTACGATCCCGTACCGCCGCCGTTGCCGCGCGATAATCAGGGCGGTCCCGGGCTTCGCGTCCCAATGATCGTCGTTTCGCCCTACGCACGCGAAACGTCGTCGAGTCAACCCGGTTATATTTCGAATACCGTCTACGAGCTTGGCACCATCGTACGTTTCGTGGAAGATACGTTCAACCTCGGGCGGCTCGGCACAACCGACGAAACGACCAACAGCATGTCGGATATGTTCAATCTCAACCAAATGCCGCGTCCGTTTCAAACGATTCCCGCGAAGTATCCACGGTCGTACTTTACACACCGAAAGCCTTCCGGATTGCCGGTCGATACCGATTGAAATCGCTGCCTTAAGGCCGCCGGCTGCGCCTGTTTCTCGCCCCGGCTGATCGCCTCAACGACCGGCCGCGAGGCGAGGAGTGCATTGGGCGGCCTTTTCAGAGAGTTACTTGAAACGTCAACATTATTGTTGACTTTCGCGGAAAGGCATTGTATGCTGTGGTCCATGCCTGGAACCGCGCGACTAGATGCTTCGCTCGGCGCCGTCTTCGGGGCGCTCGCGAACGAACAGCGCCGTGCAATAGTTGTGCGGTTAGCGCAGAGCTCGGTAAGCACACCGGAAGTCGCTTCGCAGTTTGAGTTTACAAAACAAGCTCTTAGCCGCCACGTGGCAATCTTGGAAGATGCCGGTTTGGTGAGGCGAACGATGCGCGGCCGAACGTACGACCTGGTGCTGGTTCCGGAGCCACTGGATCACATCTCACGATGGCTAGTCGAAATTCGTCGGGGCTGGTGCGCCAGTCTCGACCGGCTCGACCAGGTATTAAGGAGCAAGGATCATGACTGAGCGATTCATTGCCCAGCGCGAATTCGCAGTTCAGCCGGAAGCGCTTTTTGCGGCGTGGACTGAGGTTTCCATACTGAGCCGGTGGTTCGGATGCGGCGACGATACGTTATGGACTGTGCACGAATGGGACGTTCGCGAAGGAGGCGCCATTCTGGTCAGCCTCGATTTCGACGGAAAGCCGTTTGAGGTTCACGGAGAGTTTCTCATTGTAGACCCGCCGCGGCGGCTTTCCTACCGCTGGGACGCCGACCAGACGGTGAACGTAACAATCGAGCGTAGCGGCAATGGCTCATTGTTGACGCTCGAGCACCAATGGCCGCCGACAAACGAAGACCGCTCGATGCTCGACGCCGGCTGGAAGAACGCGCTCGAGCAACTGCGGCACTTAGTGGAAGACGCAGTCGCCCCGTGAGTGATATTCCTGCATCAAAAATTCAGCTATACGAGAAACTTTTGGCGAGCAATCCAAAGATCGTTCGCAGGGGCAAGACTAACCCGTACACGTCTCACAACGGCCATATGTTTACGCACTTGTCACCGCCGGGAACGCTTGCGCTTCGCCTACCTCCAAGCGAGGTTGCAGCATTCCTTAAGAAATA
This Candidatus Eremiobacterota bacterium DNA region includes the following protein-coding sequences:
- a CDS encoding ATP-binding protein, producing MCTRGVLWRYESSDAIDCLTERRNFLEAVREHRDWEVDDEAAKVVFTELVANVVRHAPGPIEVTLECDGCSLLLNVSDRGSGFAYEPKLPENLLAEGGRGLYIVSRLATEVRIEVNKRLGLNVAAKLPARKMNNRAARSSGHH
- a CDS encoding winged helix-turn-helix transcriptional regulator, translated to MPGTARLDASLGAVFGALANEQRRAIVVRLAQSSVSTPEVASQFEFTKQALSRHVAILEDAGLVRRTMRGRTYDLVLVPEPLDHISRWLVEIRRGWCASLDRLDQVLRSKDHD
- a CDS encoding pirin family protein: MQAASFSVQRAADRACFDHGWLKTCHSFSFASYYDPQNVNWGALRVLNDDVVAPGQGFPTHPHRDMEIITYVLAGHLEHTDSTGSHGVVGPGGAQFMSAGTGVQHSEFNYSKDRPLHFLQMWVLPRELGSRPAYGQIEFTDGERLNRWLPVASGYPKVEAPVKITADAAFLVTHVADGAFVRHPFAPHRLGFLFLAAGTANVEALSETDEVVASESLSAGDAVRMSNIGRVILRADREAIAVLWDLAKEDLHT
- a CDS encoding cupin domain-containing protein; this encodes MLKVNTKEIAEETWASPKGKFVCAGVQVSEALGRKPNSTDLRERHPFDVEIQRIPPGKRNYPYHSHSAQWEFYHVISGTGTVRHDEGTTAIEPGDAFIFEPGKPHQLINDGTEDLVLYVIADNPIGSTSDYPDSNKWSVGPPDRRILVRSEPLDYFDGEE
- a CDS encoding SRPBCC domain-containing protein, which codes for MTERFIAQREFAVQPEALFAAWTEVSILSRWFGCGDDTLWTVHEWDVREGGAILVSLDFDGKPFEVHGEFLIVDPPRRLSYRWDADQTVNVTIERSGNGSLLTLEHQWPPTNEDRSMLDAGWKNALEQLRHLVEDAVAP